In one window of Candidatus Nitrosocosmicus arcticus DNA:
- a CDS encoding NAD(P)-dependent alcohol dehydrogenase, with translation MKVCGYAANEPKSVLTQLSFDRREPHDHDVVIDIHYCGICHSDIHQVNSEWGGNGIYPMVPGHEITGIVSEVGTKVANYKKGDRVAVGCMVNSCRKCSPCKNGLEQYCIGGGPVLTYNDEEFINGRKTPTHGGYSNKIVVDENYVVSVPESLQLDRAAPLLCAGITLYSPLKHWKAGPGKRVAILGLGGLGHIGVKIAHALGAEVTVLSHSLKKQEDGKRLGADNFCVTSDPTTFESFKGYFDLIINTVSANIDLNNYLSMLALDGAMVVVGIPEKDASLSAPVLVTSRRSIAGSGIGGIRETQEMLDFCSTNNITCDIELIPIESVNDAYERVINSDVRYRFVIDIANSLKCEDN, from the coding sequence ATGAAAGTATGCGGATATGCAGCCAACGAACCTAAATCCGTTCTCACTCAACTCTCATTTGATAGAAGAGAACCACATGATCACGATGTGGTCATAGATATCCATTACTGCGGTATTTGCCACTCTGATATACATCAAGTTAATAGCGAATGGGGTGGTAATGGGATTTATCCAATGGTCCCTGGACATGAGATCACTGGTATCGTGTCTGAGGTTGGAACAAAAGTAGCAAACTATAAGAAAGGCGATAGAGTTGCTGTTGGTTGCATGGTAAACTCATGCAGAAAATGTAGTCCCTGCAAGAACGGCCTGGAGCAATATTGCATAGGAGGCGGACCAGTTCTGACGTATAACGACGAGGAATTCATAAATGGGAGGAAAACACCAACTCATGGTGGTTATTCAAATAAAATAGTTGTCGATGAAAATTATGTGGTTAGTGTTCCGGAAAGTCTTCAATTAGATAGGGCGGCACCTTTACTTTGTGCTGGGATTACTCTTTATTCACCACTAAAACATTGGAAGGCAGGACCTGGAAAGAGAGTTGCTATCCTGGGTCTTGGTGGCCTTGGACACATTGGAGTAAAAATTGCTCATGCACTTGGAGCAGAAGTTACTGTTTTGAGTCACTCACTTAAGAAACAAGAAGATGGAAAAAGGTTAGGTGCCGACAACTTTTGTGTCACATCAGATCCAACGACCTTCGAATCCTTCAAAGGATATTTTGACCTGATTATCAATACTGTATCAGCGAACATAGATTTGAACAATTACTTGAGCATGCTTGCGCTAGACGGGGCTATGGTTGTGGTGGGAATTCCTGAGAAGGATGCATCACTTAGCGCTCCCGTGCTCGTTACTTCTCGTCGAAGTATAGCCGGCTCGGGAATAGGCGGGATTAGGGAAACCCAAGAAATGCTTGATTTTTGCAGTACGAATAACATCACCTGTGATATCGAATTGATTCCGATTGAAAGTGTGAATGATGCTTATGAGAGAGTAATTAATAGTGATGTCCGGTACCGTTTTGTGATTGACATCGCAAATTCACTAAAGTGTGAAGATAACTAA